The DNA region GTCAGAAGAAAGAGGAAAAGAACATGTTGAACAAAGACATGGAATGGCTCAGGATCATCATGAAACGGAATCCGGGAACGCCGAGTCCGCACGACGCATGGTGGAGATTGAGGGAGACTGCGTCATGTACATCCCGCCGCAGACATGGAGCATCCAAGCCATCCGATTGTACTTGTGGGCGGATTCGAGTTTGAAACCACCGAACCTGCTCCCGGGGGCTATGAAAATCAGACGGCTCGTGCACTCCCGTTGATCCGGCATTTGCCGTGTCGCTTGACTGCCGCCAAGATGCGGCAGTTTTTTTGTTGCCCGAAAAAAACTCATTCAAAAATATTGACTTGAAAATGATTATCATTTACACTGGACAACGGAAAACGGATGATAATGATTCTCATTATCTGCAGGAGGCGAAGCGGATGTCGGTCTCTGCCGAAGACATGTTGCGGCGAACCGTTCCGGATTCCGTGGTTGACTGCGTGGGAAACACGCCGATGGTCCGTCTGAACCGTCTGTTCGGCGCGGACGGCGTGGAGGTTTACGCCAAGCTGGAGTACATGAATCCCGGCGGCAGCATGAAGGACCGGACGGCCCGGCACATGATCCTGGAGAGCTTGAAGGACGGGACGATCCGGCCGGGTTCCCATCTCATTGAGAGCAGTTCGGGAAATCTGGGAATCGCCATCGCCATGATCGCCCGCGTGTACGGATTGAAGTTCACGTGTGTGATCGATCCGAAAACGTCTCCGGCCAATGTCCGAATCCTGAAGAAACTGGGAGCATCGGTGGATCTGGTGACGAAGAAGGATGAGCACGGCGGTTATCTCCATACCAGGATCCGGCGGGTGAAGGAGATTCTGAGGGAGATTCCCGGTTCGGTCTGGCTGAACCAATATGCCAATGAGCGGAATTGGCAGGCGCATTATCACGGAACGGGCCGTGAAATGACGGAGCAATTGCCGGGGAAACCCGATGTGCTGGTGGCGGCGGTCAGTACGAGCGGAAGCCTTCTCGGATGTGCCAGAAGGCTGCGCGAAACGTGGCCCGGGCTGAAAACCGTGGCGGTGGATGTGGTCGGTTCGGTGATTTTCGGAGGGAAGCCGGGGCGACGGGAAATTCCGGGAATGGGAGCGAGCCGGGTGCCCGAGATTCTCAGCCGGGAGGAAATCGACGAGGTCATTTACGTGAGCGATCGGGAAGCGGTGCAGGGATGCCACGATCTGTTGGCCCGCGAAGGGATCTTTGCCGGAGGTTCGTCGGGGGCGGTGGTCACGGCCATCCGGAAGCTGATTCCCTCCCTTCCGAAGCCGTGTCGGATCGTCACGCTGTTTCCGGACCGCGGAGACCGGTATCTGGATTTGGTATACAACGATGACTGGGTGGAACAACTGCCGAAACGGGAGGAAGAGAAATGAAAGCGGAAAAACGGCCGCAAATCCTGTATCTGTCGCAATCGGATATCGTGTCGCTGGGAGGGGACCGTTCCGACCTGTACGTCGAGGCGATTGAACGGGCGTTGCAACTGCATGCCGAAGGACGCTTTGTGCAGCCGCTCAAACCGTATCTGCGCACGAAGGAGACGGGCGGCCATATCGCGGACCGGATCATTGCCATGCCGGCCCATCTGGGAGATCCGGGCATCTCCGGGCTGAAATGGGTCGGAAGCAAGCACGACAACCCGCAAAAACGGGGACTTCCGCGGGCAAGCGCGCTCATCATCCTGAATGACCCGACGACCAACTTTCCCGTCGCCGTCATGGAAGGAAGCCTGATCAGCGGGATGCGGACCGCCGCGGTGACGGCGGTGGCCGCAAAGCATCTGGCCAGGAAAGGCTTTCGGGTTGTCGGCTGCGTCGGGTGCGGAGTGATCGCCCGCATGCAATTGATCACTCTGCTGGAACAGTTCCCGCACATCCGGGAGATTCACCTGTTTGATCTGAACCCCGGATCTGCGGAGCGGTTGGCCGGTGAATTGCGTGAAACATTCCCCGAAGTCACCGTGACGGTGGCCGAATCGGCGGAAGCGGCGGTCCGCCGGGGAGAAACGGTGATCACCTGCACCGTGGCGGATGAACCCTACATTCCGTTTGACTGGATCCGCAAAGGGGCGTTCATCAGCAACGTATCCATCATGGACGTCCACAAGGACGTGTTCCTGAAGGCGGACAAGGTGGTCGTGGATGACTGGGATCAATCCAATCGGGAGAAAAAAGTGATTCACCGGCTGGTGCTGGAAGGACGGTTCTCCCGGGAGCAACTTCACGCGGAGCTGGGCGAGATCGTGAGCGGACGCAAACCCGGGCGTGAAACGGAAGACGAGATCATTTTGCTCAACCCCATGGGCATGGCCATCGAGGACATCGCCTGCGCGGAAGAGATCTATCGGAAGGCGCTGGAAGCACGGATCGGAAAACGGTTGGACCTGTATTGACGCGGAAAAGAGGAGAGAGACATGGAACGGAGAACACAAGCCGACCGGGATCGGGCAAGGCGGAAAGTATTGACCGAACTGGTGAACGCGCTGCTGGAGGAAAATTTCGCCGGCATGCGGGAATCTGCCGGGGTCTGCGGAGAGATCCGGGAGCTTTCCCTGCCGCTGGACGAAGGGGAACAGTGGTTGCGGGTGGCGGTCGGTTTCGCCGGCGAAGTGGTGTTTCGGGGGCGCAAAAAGCCTCGCTTCCGTTCTTGGGAAATGAGCCGCCCGCCTGTGCTGCTGCTCAGGAGCGGAGAGGAACCGAGCGAGCTGGACGCTCCCGCATTGATGCGGCTGCTCGCGGAGACTTCCGGCGAAGCTTGGCCCAATCTGGACGGAGTGTGCGAGGAGCTCCGTCTCGCGGTGGAGCAGCATGTTCTGTCCGGTGAGGCGGACGGCGGTCTCCGACAAGACTCCGGCGTCAGCCTGAAGGAAGGCGAGCGGTTCGCCGCACTCAGGGATCGTCCGTTTCATCCGCTGTCCCGGGTGAAAAACGGGTGGAACGCGGAGGAATACCGCTTGTACAGCCCGGAGTTCGGACAAAGGTTCGGGCTGGATTGGGTGGCCGTCCGGAACTCTCACGTGACGAGGGGTGAAGACCGAGTGGACGACTTGCCGGAACTGCTTCTCACCCCTGAAGAAGCGGCGAAATTGCGGAGCGAAGCGGCAGCGAAAGGGGTGAAAGACGGGGAATTTGTCCTGATCCCCGTGCATCCTTGGCAGATGAAACGGGAGATTCCAAAGGTGTTCAAATCGGAGCTGGAAGACGGCATCATCGTGCCGGTCGCCGGTGCGACGGGATGTTTCCAGCCGGGATCTTCGGTTCGGAGCCTGATCTGTCTGACCCGTCCGGACATTCACGTGAAGGTGCCGCTCGGCATTTACTCGCTGGGGGCATTGCGCATTCTGCCGCCCCGCTATCTGCGGAATGCGGTGATCGCCCAGGGATTGATCCGGGAGATCATTCACCAAGATGGGTGGTTGGCGGAACATCTCCTCGTCTGTGACGAATCCCGCTGGGCCACGTTTCTGGAACCCGGGAGCGACCTGTTTGCGGACAAATCGGGTCATCTGGGTTGCCTGATTCGTCGGTATCCGCGGGAAGTGTTTGCCGCGGACACGGTCGTGCCGATGTCCGCCCTGTCCGTACATGACGAAAAAGGAGATGCTCCGCTTCTTCGGTTTCTGCTGTCACAGGGGGACGGAGATGGACGGGAATTGTTCGGGAGCGTCTGCCGTGTGTTGATCCGGACGGCGTGTTCGTTCATTCGATACGGAGTGCTGCCGGAACTTCACGGACAAAATGTGGTGCTGTTGATGCGGCGGGGGAAACCGGAGCGTCTGCTGATTCGGGATCACGACACGCTGCGGATCTGCCCGGAATGGATGAAACGGGCGGGAATTCCGGAAATTTCGTACGTGCTCAAGCCGGGAACCCGCAACACGCTGGTGCTTCCTTCCCTGGAGGAGCTCATGGCCTATCTGCAGACGCTGATCATCCAGGTCAATGTTGCGTCCGTGATGGAAGGGTTCGTAAAGGGAGGTCATTTCACCGGAGACGAGGGTTGGTCGACGGTGGAGGAAATCCTGCGTCAAGAGCTGGCGAGGATCGAATCGCCGGATCTGGCGCAAGAAGCCCGAAGGGTGCTGTTCCTGGCGGAGAATTGGCCCATGAAAGAAATCATTGCTCCCCTGTTGAAGAGACAGGGAACGGGCGGAGGAAGCATGCCGTCCGGCATGGGACGGATCGCCAACCCGTTCCGGAGGAGCGGATGACATGGACACCTGGCGTCGCAATTTCCTCATTTTGTGGACGGGTCAATTCGTGTCGATCAGCGGTTTGACGGTCATGGTGCCGCTCATGCCGCTGTTCATCGAAGAGTTGACGGGTACAAGCGGAGAGGCGGCTGCCTGGTGGACGGGAGTCTGTTTGGCGGCTCCGGCCGTCACTTCGTTGTTCTGTGCTCCCTTGTGGGGGAGGTTGGGGGATGAATGGGGCCGGAAGTGGATGGTGGTTCGGGCATTGGGGGGACTGGTGATCAGTCTGGCGTTGATGGGATTTTGCCGGTCCCCTTGGCAATTTTTGCTGTGCCGGCTGTTTCAGGGAGCGTGCGGCGGGGTGGTGGACGCGGCGGCCGCGTTTGCCGGTTCCGAAGCTCCGCCGGAACGGAAAGGGCAGGTGCTCGGCCGGCTGAATGCGGCCACGGCGGCCGGTTCGGTGCTGGGGCCGTTGATGGGGGGCATGCTGGCGGACCTGGCGGGATTTCGCAGTCTGTTCTTCATCATGGCCGCACTGACGGGCGTTTTGACCGTCACCGCCGCATGTTTTCTTCGGGAAACGAACATCGTCCGTCAGAGGGAGTCTCAAGAAAAAAGCGCCGTTCGCCCGTTGAAAGAAGCTTGGCTTTCATTGGTTCGCCACCGCGAAACAAGGGCGTTTCTCTGCGGAGGCGTGTTCGCACAGGCGGGGATTTACGGCGTTACCGCGGTATTCGCCCTTCACGTGGCGGCTCTTTCCGGAGACTCTTCCATGGCGGCCACTTGGGTGGGGCTGTTGCAAGCCGTCACTTGGCTCTCCGTGATGGTTGCTTCGCCGTGGTGGGGGAAACGAAATGACACGAAGCCGGTGCATGTCTCCTTTGTTTGGGCGGCACTCGGTTGCGGAATCAGCGTCATGATCCAGGCATGGGTGACGGACGTGGGTTGGTTGGTTCCGCTGAGAATGGTGCAAGGTGCTTTGTTTTCCGCACTGATCCCATCCGTGTTTTGCCAGATTTGTCGCAGCGGGGATCCTCGCCTGCACGGAACGAGAGTGGGACTGGCCAACAGCTGCCTGACGGGAGGACAAATCCAGGGATCGCTGCTGGCTTCCGCGTGTCTGGTCACCCTTTCCACTCCATGGGTGCTCATGGTCATGGGCGGTTTGTTCATCGTCGGAGCGGCTTGGGTGGCTGTCGGAAAGATCCCACAGGCGGACAGCGGGAGGAGTTGTCCTGCCGTGCATGCGTTCACGGGAGAAACGTCGGAAGGACAGACAGGTTGAAAGGGGAGGAGCGGAACATGAGGCGGCAGTGGCGCCGGATCGCGGAGCGTCAGACGCTGGAGCGGTTGTTGAACACCTATTTGAGAGAAAAGGGAGACGGATTGTGCACGGAGGAGACTCTGGACGCCTCCGCGGGCAAATCGGGCCGGTTTACGATCCTTCTTCCCCGGCAGCACAAACGGATTCACGGAACGTTTGCCCATTTCTCGCCGTTCGGCCATCACCGGTATGAAGATGCATTCGCCGTCAGCGGGGAAGGAGAGGAATCGGTTCCCGCGGAGTCGTGGAAGCAGGTGGCTGTCCTGTTGCTGGACGAGATCCGGGACGAATCGGAGGAGAAGCAGCGGGATGCATTGCTTCACCAGATGGAAAACAGCATCGACAAGACTGCGGTGTATCTGGGGAGAGCGGACGAGAAGAAGGACGAAGACTGGATGATGCTTCCGGACGGCGAGCGGTCTCGCCGGGCGGAGCAGCGTCTGCTGTTCGGCCATCCGTTCCATCCCACCCCGAAGAGCTCCGAAGGGTTCGGCCCGGAAGATCTGGAGCAATACGCCCCGGAAATGGAGGCCTCCTTTCCGCTGGTGTGGGTGGCGGTGCATCCGGAATGGATTCGGGAGGAACGGGTGGACGGGGAAAACCCCGCCGATGAAGCGATGTTCCCCGCGGATGTGAGAGAGGAAGCGGCTCTTCTTCTCGCCAAGGGGTACCGTCTGTTTCCGATCCATCCGTGGCAGGCCGGATATCTGGAGCGCGATGCGGTCTTTCAAAAGGCGCTCGAACACGGAGCGATCGTTCGCCTGAAGCAGGGCGGCCCCTTGGTTTCTCCCACGTCTTCCGTCCGGACGGTATTCAGTCCGGAACTGCCGTGGTCCCTGAAACTTCCGCTTCATGTGCGCATCACGCATTTCGTCCGGGAGAATACCCCGGAGCAGATCCGACGTTCGCTGGATGCGAGCCGGGTGATCCGGAAGTTCCGGCGACAATGGCCCTGTCCATCCCTGACGGTGTTGACGGAGACCGGGGCACTTCAGATTTGCCCGCCCGATGCGCGGGATCGTGAAGTCTTTCCTGCGGCAAGCGCCAATGTGCTGTTCCGGGAAAATCCGGACCGGAACCGGCATGCCCCTCTGGTGGTGGCGGCTCTCCTGGAATGTGCACCGGGACGTTCGGAGCCTCCGCTGTTTTCGGCGATCCGGGAAGCGCTGAACCTGCCGGACGGGCCCGTTTTTGCAGAGGGATTGGCCAAGTGGCTGGAAGCGTATGTGGAAGTGGCGGTCATCCCCGCGATTGAGCTGTTTGCGGAGACAGGAATCAGTTTGGAGGCACATGTGCAGAATTCCCTGATTCATTTGGAGAACGGCTGGCCGACCCATTTTTATGTGCGGGACATGGAAGGAGTCAGTATCAACCGGGAACATCCGGAGATTCGGAAAATCACCGGCGGGGTGATCCCCGTGAACAGCCCCGTGCTGTATGAGGAGCGGACGGCTTGGGAACGGCTTCAGTACTACCTGATCACCAATCATCTCGGGCATTTGATCCATGTGCTGGCATATTACGGCGGTTGGGAAGAGTCCGCGGCCTGGATGGCGGTGAGGGAGAGATTGGAACGGCACCTTTCCCGCACCCCATCGCACCGGTCCGGGTGGTTCGACCGATTGCTGACGGAAGAGACCCTTGCGGCAAAGGCCAACCTGGTGAGCCGCTTGCAGAATCGGTCTGACAATGCCGTTTACATTCGTGTGCCCAATCTGTTGAAACGGGAGAGGTGAAAGCGGAATGAACGGAGAGTGGCTGGATCTGGCGGATCAGGCGATTCGCTCGGAAGAATCCGTTCGCGTGCGAAGAAGAATCTTTCGCCAGTTGGTGGAATCGATGGTGTATGAAGGCATCGTTCCCTGTCAGGAAGAGCCGGTCGGTAACGACGGAATCTCCCTCTTCCGTCTGGAGGGGGAATCCGGAGGACGGCCTGTCACTTATACCTTCCGGGCGCGGCGGTGCTTCACGTTCGGACGGATCCGGTTGACGGATGAGGCGGTGATGCGTCGTTGTGGCGAAGAGGAGCGGGAAGTCGTTTCCATCCGGCAGTTTCTGCTTGAAATCGCGCCGCTTTCGGGGGTGGACCGGGAACGGCTGATCCGCTTCATCCATGAGCTGGAAGAGACTTGGTTCAAGGACACGGTGGCCCAATACGTGAAGCGGAAAGAAAACAAACGGCTGGGAGATGAACCGTTTGCCCGTCTGGAACAACATGTGATGGACGGACATACGTATCATCCTTCCTACAAATCGCGCATCGGGTTTGACATGGAAGAGAACATTCGGTTCGGACCGGAATTTTCCCGCCCCGTCCGGCCGGTGTGGCTGGCCGTGAGCCGCAAACATGCGATTCTCTCGTTCAGCCGTTCCATCCCTGACGTCAGAAAGTGGTTGTTCCGGGAAGCGGGGGAAACGGTCTCCGCCATGTTTCGGAGCAAAATCCGGGAATCGGGGTTGGATCCGGAAGATTATGTCCCGGTTCCGGTGCATCCGTGGCAATGGAAGACGAGCATTCTGCCCCGCCTGCAGGATTCGCTTCACGCCCGGGAGATCCTGCTCATCAGGGAATCGGAGGACGAATACGGAGCGCAACAATCGATCCGCACCCTGACCAATTTGAGTTCTCCGCACAAGCCATGGGTCAAATTGTCCATGAGTCTCGTGAACACCTCGACCGGACGCGTTCTGGCCCCGCACACCGTCCGCAACGCCGCGCCCGTGTCCGACTGGCTCGACGGATTGGTCAAGGAAGATCCGTTTCTTCGCGATGATCTCCGGCTCATCCTTCTGCGGGAAGTGGGCGGAATCTCCTGGGATCCGCCGGTGCCCGAGGAGTTTCAAAGCGAGGTGTACGGCGTGATCGGATGCATTTGGCGGGAAAGCCTGGAGCCGCTGCTGGAAGACGGTGAACGGGCGGTCCCGTTCAACATCCTCACGGCCGTCGATGTGGACGGCAAACCGTTCATCCACCCGCTTGTCGGGAAAGTCGGACTGGAAGAATGGGTCCGGCGGCTTCTTCGCGTCAGCGTGTGGCCGATTCT from Staphylospora marina includes:
- the sbnA gene encoding 2,3-diaminopropionate biosynthesis protein SbnA translates to MSVSAEDMLRRTVPDSVVDCVGNTPMVRLNRLFGADGVEVYAKLEYMNPGGSMKDRTARHMILESLKDGTIRPGSHLIESSSGNLGIAIAMIARVYGLKFTCVIDPKTSPANVRILKKLGASVDLVTKKDEHGGYLHTRIRRVKEILREIPGSVWLNQYANERNWQAHYHGTGREMTEQLPGKPDVLVAAVSTSGSLLGCARRLRETWPGLKTVAVDVVGSVIFGGKPGRREIPGMGASRVPEILSREEIDEVIYVSDREAVQGCHDLLAREGIFAGGSSGAVVTAIRKLIPSLPKPCRIVTLFPDRGDRYLDLVYNDDWVEQLPKREEEK
- the sbnB gene encoding 2,3-diaminopropionate biosynthesis protein SbnB, whose protein sequence is MKAEKRPQILYLSQSDIVSLGGDRSDLYVEAIERALQLHAEGRFVQPLKPYLRTKETGGHIADRIIAMPAHLGDPGISGLKWVGSKHDNPQKRGLPRASALIILNDPTTNFPVAVMEGSLISGMRTAAVTAVAAKHLARKGFRVVGCVGCGVIARMQLITLLEQFPHIREIHLFDLNPGSAERLAGELRETFPEVTVTVAESAEAAVRRGETVITCTVADEPYIPFDWIRKGAFISNVSIMDVHKDVFLKADKVVVDDWDQSNREKKVIHRLVLEGRFSREQLHAELGEIVSGRKPGRETEDEIILLNPMGMAIEDIACAEEIYRKALEARIGKRLDLY
- a CDS encoding IucA/IucC family protein is translated as MERRTQADRDRARRKVLTELVNALLEENFAGMRESAGVCGEIRELSLPLDEGEQWLRVAVGFAGEVVFRGRKKPRFRSWEMSRPPVLLLRSGEEPSELDAPALMRLLAETSGEAWPNLDGVCEELRLAVEQHVLSGEADGGLRQDSGVSLKEGERFAALRDRPFHPLSRVKNGWNAEEYRLYSPEFGQRFGLDWVAVRNSHVTRGEDRVDDLPELLLTPEEAAKLRSEAAAKGVKDGEFVLIPVHPWQMKREIPKVFKSELEDGIIVPVAGATGCFQPGSSVRSLICLTRPDIHVKVPLGIYSLGALRILPPRYLRNAVIAQGLIREIIHQDGWLAEHLLVCDESRWATFLEPGSDLFADKSGHLGCLIRRYPREVFAADTVVPMSALSVHDEKGDAPLLRFLLSQGDGDGRELFGSVCRVLIRTACSFIRYGVLPELHGQNVVLLMRRGKPERLLIRDHDTLRICPEWMKRAGIPEISYVLKPGTRNTLVLPSLEELMAYLQTLIIQVNVASVMEGFVKGGHFTGDEGWSTVEEILRQELARIESPDLAQEARRVLFLAENWPMKEIIAPLLKRQGTGGGSMPSGMGRIANPFRRSG
- a CDS encoding MFS transporter, which gives rise to MDTWRRNFLILWTGQFVSISGLTVMVPLMPLFIEELTGTSGEAAAWWTGVCLAAPAVTSLFCAPLWGRLGDEWGRKWMVVRALGGLVISLALMGFCRSPWQFLLCRLFQGACGGVVDAAAAFAGSEAPPERKGQVLGRLNAATAAGSVLGPLMGGMLADLAGFRSLFFIMAALTGVLTVTAACFLRETNIVRQRESQEKSAVRPLKEAWLSLVRHRETRAFLCGGVFAQAGIYGVTAVFALHVAALSGDSSMAATWVGLLQAVTWLSVMVASPWWGKRNDTKPVHVSFVWAALGCGISVMIQAWVTDVGWLVPLRMVQGALFSALIPSVFCQICRSGDPRLHGTRVGLANSCLTGGQIQGSLLASACLVTLSTPWVLMVMGGLFIVGAAWVAVGKIPQADSGRSCPAVHAFTGETSEGQTG
- a CDS encoding IucA/IucC family protein yields the protein MRRQWRRIAERQTLERLLNTYLREKGDGLCTEETLDASAGKSGRFTILLPRQHKRIHGTFAHFSPFGHHRYEDAFAVSGEGEESVPAESWKQVAVLLLDEIRDESEEKQRDALLHQMENSIDKTAVYLGRADEKKDEDWMMLPDGERSRRAEQRLLFGHPFHPTPKSSEGFGPEDLEQYAPEMEASFPLVWVAVHPEWIREERVDGENPADEAMFPADVREEAALLLAKGYRLFPIHPWQAGYLERDAVFQKALEHGAIVRLKQGGPLVSPTSSVRTVFSPELPWSLKLPLHVRITHFVRENTPEQIRRSLDASRVIRKFRRQWPCPSLTVLTETGALQICPPDARDREVFPAASANVLFRENPDRNRHAPLVVAALLECAPGRSEPPLFSAIREALNLPDGPVFAEGLAKWLEAYVEVAVIPAIELFAETGISLEAHVQNSLIHLENGWPTHFYVRDMEGVSINREHPEIRKITGGVIPVNSPVLYEERTAWERLQYYLITNHLGHLIHVLAYYGGWEESAAWMAVRERLERHLSRTPSHRSGWFDRLLTEETLAAKANLVSRLQNRSDNAVYIRVPNLLKRER
- a CDS encoding IucA/IucC family protein: MNGEWLDLADQAIRSEESVRVRRRIFRQLVESMVYEGIVPCQEEPVGNDGISLFRLEGESGGRPVTYTFRARRCFTFGRIRLTDEAVMRRCGEEEREVVSIRQFLLEIAPLSGVDRERLIRFIHELEETWFKDTVAQYVKRKENKRLGDEPFARLEQHVMDGHTYHPSYKSRIGFDMEENIRFGPEFSRPVRPVWLAVSRKHAILSFSRSIPDVRKWLFREAGETVSAMFRSKIRESGLDPEDYVPVPVHPWQWKTSILPRLQDSLHAREILLIRESEDEYGAQQSIRTLTNLSSPHKPWVKLSMSLVNTSTGRVLAPHTVRNAAPVSDWLDGLVKEDPFLRDDLRLILLREVGGISWDPPVPEEFQSEVYGVIGCIWRESLEPLLEDGERAVPFNILTAVDVDGKPFIHPLVGKVGLEEWVRRLLRVSVWPILHFLVAHGVALESHAQNMVLVLKDGLPHRLALKDFHDGIRFSRRFLSKPQKCPPLAKTPEIHARVNRNSFIETDRIDEVRDFVMDAFFFINLGELALFLDERYGLDEKSFWKLAEEAICEYRNAFPEFEERFRWFDVFGDTIRVEQLTKRRLFPETELRVHSVPNPLAKVCEGEGR